In one window of Bacteriovorax sp. BAL6_X DNA:
- a CDS encoding sigma-54 dependent transcriptional regulator — protein MNTFTAEVFGQDPKIVKALKVANNVAVTKAPVLIVGEAGVGKKTLAGFIHENSTRQGKPFVTVDCAAEANQVENEILGYRDPETGRFIKGAFENANGGTVVLVNVDGLEDTFQKKLHKILGELTDYEIDVRMVATTTKNLSKLVGAGRFYRGLYTFISSNSITLTPLRERVGDLEYIAKSIIKTTLGGAEVSVQEEAMNKILSHYWTHNVKELKAVIENALANFEGTEVSAEHLEIGEKKAVNVISEDDSEGIRLMSLKEAEKLLIKKALIHTSENRTQAAKILGVSIRTLRNKINEYRGDGNSYFVNLR, from the coding sequence ATGAATACGTTTACAGCGGAAGTTTTTGGACAGGATCCTAAAATTGTTAAGGCACTTAAAGTTGCAAACAACGTTGCTGTTACAAAAGCACCAGTTCTTATTGTTGGCGAAGCAGGTGTTGGTAAGAAGACACTAGCTGGTTTTATCCATGAAAATTCAACAAGACAAGGAAAGCCATTTGTAACTGTAGACTGTGCAGCAGAAGCAAACCAAGTTGAGAATGAGATCTTGGGTTATAGAGACCCAGAAACAGGACGTTTCATTAAAGGTGCATTTGAAAACGCAAACGGTGGTACTGTTGTTCTAGTAAACGTAGATGGGTTGGAAGATACTTTTCAAAAGAAGCTTCATAAAATCCTTGGTGAACTAACTGACTATGAAATTGATGTAAGAATGGTTGCAACAACAACTAAGAACCTTTCTAAACTTGTTGGAGCTGGTCGTTTTTACCGTGGCCTATACACTTTCATTTCATCAAACTCAATTACTCTAACTCCACTTAGAGAAAGAGTTGGTGACTTAGAATACATCGCAAAAAGTATTATCAAGACAACTCTTGGTGGTGCAGAAGTTTCTGTTCAAGAAGAAGCCATGAATAAGATCCTTTCTCACTACTGGACACACAATGTAAAAGAACTTAAGGCCGTTATCGAAAATGCTTTAGCAAATTTCGAGGGAACTGAGGTTTCAGCAGAGCACCTTGAGATCGGTGAAAAGAAAGCAGTAAATGTTATCTCTGAAGATGATTCAGAAGGAATTAGATTAATGTCTCTTAAGGAAGCTGAGAAGCTACTTATCAAGAAGGCTCTTATCCATACTTCTGAAAATAGAACTCAAGCAGCAAAGATTCTTGGTGTATCAATTAGAACACTAAGAAATAAAATCAATGAGTACCGTGGAGACGGAAACTCATACTTTGTTAACTTAAGATAA
- the flgC gene encoding flagellar basal body rod protein FlgC has product MDLLTSLKISSSGVAANKKRMAAISSNIANAQTTRTAEGGPYRKKEVAFGSEPARESFSDILEGEMGEVAQSVHATEVVSSDKPPILKYEPNHPDANEQGYVAYPNINVMEEMADMISASRSYEANINVMNTTKSMAMKALEIGSGN; this is encoded by the coding sequence ATGGATTTACTAACGAGTTTAAAAATTAGTTCATCAGGTGTTGCAGCAAATAAGAAGCGCATGGCAGCGATTTCTTCAAATATTGCAAATGCTCAGACGACAAGAACGGCCGAAGGTGGTCCATATCGTAAGAAAGAAGTTGCTTTTGGAAGCGAGCCTGCTCGTGAAAGCTTTTCGGATATTTTAGAAGGTGAAATGGGTGAGGTTGCTCAATCTGTTCATGCAACAGAAGTTGTATCAAGCGATAAACCACCAATCCTAAAGTATGAACCAAATCACCCTGATGCAAATGAACAAGGGTATGTTGCCTATCCAAATATTAATGTAATGGAAGAGATGGCAGATATGATTTCAGCTTCAAGAAGTTATGAAGCGAATATTAACGTAATGAATACAACTAAGAGTATGGCGATGAAAGCGCTTGAAATTGGAAGTGGAAACTAA
- the flgB gene encoding flagellar basal body rod protein FlgB, translating into MRVEDKTLKALAASLNLRQIRHEVLTSNIANADTPGYKAKRVDFEEALARALDVDGNLEMLTSEEKHFDVGNGGFENLQPEIYDDPNGIVSEDGNTVDRDAEMAKMAENKILYDASVKLLNKKLGMLKYTINSEK; encoded by the coding sequence ATGAGGGTTGAGGATAAGACATTAAAAGCACTAGCTGCATCTTTGAATTTAAGACAGATCCGACATGAGGTCTTAACTTCAAATATCGCTAATGCAGATACACCTGGTTATAAGGCCAAGCGAGTTGACTTTGAAGAAGCACTTGCAAGAGCTTTAGACGTCGATGGGAATCTTGAAATGTTGACCTCTGAAGAGAAACACTTTGACGTTGGCAATGGTGGTTTTGAAAATCTTCAACCTGAAATTTATGATGATCCAAATGGCATCGTCTCTGAAGATGGGAATACTGTCGACAGAGACGCTGAAATGGCCAAAATGGCAGAAAATAAAATTTTGTATGATGCGTCAGTAAAGTTACTAAATAAGAAACTAGGGATGCTTAAATATACAATTAACTCTGAAAAATAG
- the fliE gene encoding flagellar hook-basal body complex protein FliE: MAINNITTMNDVFNSHKMREWTSPTGGAEEFKLEGFDELSKVTPSERSQSFSEMLSNQIMDVNNLQKEANTAIEKLVSGESKNIHETMLAVERAEIAFKTMNQVRNKVIDAYKEVMRMQV; this comes from the coding sequence ATGGCGATCAATAATATTACGACAATGAATGACGTCTTTAACTCACACAAAATGCGCGAGTGGACAAGTCCAACTGGTGGCGCGGAAGAATTCAAACTAGAAGGTTTTGATGAACTTTCAAAAGTTACACCATCTGAGAGAAGTCAGTCATTTTCTGAAATGCTTTCTAATCAAATTATGGATGTAAACAATTTACAAAAAGAAGCTAATACAGCTATTGAAAAATTAGTAAGTGGTGAGAGTAAGAATATCCACGAAACGATGCTAGCTGTTGAAAGAGCTGAAATTGCTTTTAAGACAATGAACCAAGTTCGCAATAAAGTAATTGATGCTTATAAAGAAGTAATGAGAATGCAAGTCTAG